One window from the genome of Haloprofundus halobius encodes:
- a CDS encoding NADH-quinone oxidoreductase subunit D: MSLEESESQGTTPAVEQTSEEELADLLGDLVVDRDDHKNAPAFVVRPDTVRDVLSTLKEEAGFDHLSCLSAQEYDDRYESIYHLKKYADPTDEVSVVVPTPTERPVSQSAEPVFRTADWHEREAYDLVGIEYEGHPDLRRILLPETWQGHPLSLDYDQDRPQIVTLRENTNPLQEDRRIPGEDDQDTDTMLLNIGPHHPATHGVLHLNCILDGEQVAHVDPDIGYLHRCEEQMCQQGTYRYQIIPYSDRWDYTANIPNEWAVARAIEDLADLDVPEYADVLRTMSVELGRMLGHFLAVGTFALDVYGDFTAIFMYAVRDREKVQNIMEDLTGQRMMFYYFRLGGVVWDLPEPREEFFEKVRDFLEELPPTLEEYHDLITGNEILQSRTVGTGVLPPEVAKSYGVTGPVARASGIDYDLRRDDPYGYYPELDWNVCVEDGCDNYSRLLVRLREVEESAKIVGQCIDILEDWPEDERDIQSNVPRTLRPDDDTETYKAVEAAKGEMGIYIRADGTDSPARFKIRSPCFNNLHSLPEMSNGEYVPDLIASLGSLDIVLGSVDR, from the coding sequence GTGAGCCTCGAAGAGTCGGAGTCACAGGGGACGACGCCCGCCGTCGAACAGACGTCCGAGGAGGAACTCGCCGACCTGCTCGGCGACCTCGTCGTCGACCGCGACGATCACAAGAACGCCCCGGCGTTCGTCGTCCGCCCCGACACCGTCCGAGACGTCCTCTCGACACTAAAGGAGGAGGCCGGGTTCGACCACCTCTCCTGTCTCTCCGCGCAGGAGTACGACGACCGCTACGAGAGCATCTATCACCTGAAGAAGTACGCCGACCCGACCGACGAGGTGAGCGTCGTCGTGCCGACGCCGACGGAGCGGCCGGTGAGTCAGTCGGCCGAACCCGTGTTCCGGACCGCCGACTGGCACGAGCGAGAAGCGTACGACCTGGTGGGTATCGAGTACGAGGGCCACCCCGACCTCCGGCGCATCCTCCTCCCTGAGACGTGGCAAGGGCACCCCCTCTCGCTCGACTACGACCAGGACCGACCGCAGATCGTCACGCTCCGGGAGAACACGAATCCGCTTCAGGAGGACCGTCGAATCCCCGGCGAGGACGACCAGGACACCGACACGATGCTCCTGAACATCGGGCCGCACCACCCGGCGACCCACGGCGTGCTACACCTCAACTGCATCCTCGACGGCGAGCAGGTCGCCCACGTAGACCCCGACATCGGCTACCTCCATCGCTGCGAGGAGCAGATGTGCCAGCAGGGTACCTACCGCTACCAGATAATCCCGTACTCGGACCGCTGGGACTACACCGCGAACATCCCCAACGAGTGGGCCGTCGCGCGGGCTATCGAGGATCTGGCCGACCTCGACGTGCCCGAGTATGCGGACGTGCTCCGGACGATGTCGGTCGAACTCGGACGGATGCTCGGTCACTTCCTCGCCGTCGGCACGTTCGCGCTCGACGTGTACGGCGATTTTACTGCTATTTTCATGTACGCCGTCCGCGACCGCGAGAAGGTTCAGAACATCATGGAGGACCTGACGGGTCAGCGGATGATGTTCTACTACTTCCGCTTGGGTGGTGTGGTCTGGGACCTCCCCGAACCCCGCGAGGAGTTCTTCGAGAAAGTCAGAGATTTCCTCGAAGAGTTGCCGCCGACGCTCGAAGAGTACCACGACCTCATCACCGGCAACGAGATTCTGCAGTCGCGCACCGTCGGCACCGGCGTGTTGCCCCCCGAGGTCGCCAAGAGCTACGGCGTCACCGGTCCCGTCGCCCGCGCCTCGGGCATCGACTACGACCTGCGCCGCGACGACCCCTACGGCTACTACCCGGAACTCGACTGGAACGTCTGCGTCGAGGACGGCTGCGACAACTACTCGCGGTTGCTCGTCCGCCTCCGCGAGGTCGAGGAGTCGGCGAAGATCGTCGGTCAGTGCATCGACATCCTCGAAGACTGGCCCGAGGACGAGCGAGACATCCAGTCGAACGTGCCGCGGACGCTCCGCCCCGACGACGACACGGAGACGTACAAGGCAGTCGAAGCGGCCAAAGGCGAGATGGGTATCTACATCCGCGCCGACGGGACGGACTCGCCCGCGCGCTTCAAGATTCGGAGTCCGTGTTTCAACAACCTCCACTCGCTGCCGGAGATGTCGAACGGCGAGTACGTCCCCGACCTCATCGCGTCGCTCGGTAGTCTCGACATCGTGCTCGGGTCGGTGGACCGCTAA
- a CDS encoding YhbY family RNA-binding protein codes for MVDNELRKQAHDLDVTVWVGKSGIEAVTEELRDQLEDRKLVKVKFLRAARGGTSTEELAGELAESVNAELVETRGNTAVYH; via the coding sequence ATGGTAGACAACGAGTTACGCAAACAGGCCCACGACCTCGACGTGACCGTCTGGGTCGGCAAGAGCGGCATCGAAGCGGTGACCGAGGAACTGCGCGACCAACTGGAGGACCGAAAACTGGTGAAGGTGAAGTTCCTGCGCGCGGCCCGCGGCGGCACCTCGACCGAGGAACTCGCCGGCGAACTCGCCGAGTCGGTGAACGCGGAACTCGTCGAGACGCGCGGGAACACAGCGGTGTACCACTAA
- a CDS encoding ribonuclease P protein component 4 — MPTIAEERIARLHELAREATKERKFDRSREYVRLARRLDERHRCGLPREFKRFSCDACDVYLVPGVNARVRLQPGHVVIRCDCGHIDRYPYRD; from the coding sequence ATGCCGACAATCGCCGAGGAGCGCATCGCCCGACTCCACGAACTCGCCCGCGAGGCGACTAAGGAGCGCAAGTTCGACCGCTCCCGCGAGTACGTCCGCCTCGCCCGCCGTCTCGACGAGCGGCACCGCTGCGGCCTCCCCCGCGAGTTCAAACGCTTCTCCTGTGACGCCTGCGATGTCTACCTCGTTCCGGGCGTCAACGCCCGCGTCCGCCTGCAACCGGGCCACGTCGTGATTCGCTGCGACTGCGGACACATCGACCGCTACCCGTACCGCGACTGA
- a CDS encoding HalOD1 output domain-containing protein, which yields MKQDRPEQTTTVRESYTPHQDRSLTEAVLDAIEECKGEDLLRTDFVLYEDINPDALESLFRHDAQPRTTVTFDTDGVKVELWGDDGVKIRVTDRSDE from the coding sequence GTGAAACAAGACAGGCCCGAACAAACAACCACGGTGCGGGAATCGTACACCCCCCATCAAGACCGCTCGTTAACCGAAGCGGTGCTCGATGCCATCGAGGAGTGTAAGGGTGAAGACCTCCTGCGGACGGATTTCGTCCTCTACGAGGATATTAATCCCGACGCCCTCGAATCTCTCTTTCGCCACGACGCACAGCCGCGAACGACCGTGACGTTCGATACCGATGGTGTCAAGGTCGAACTCTGGGGAGATGACGGAGTGAAGATACGCGTCACGGACCGATCAGACGAGTGA
- a CDS encoding SDR family NAD(P)-dependent oxidoreductase: protein MSRVALVTGASRGLGSVLASFLAADGYDLVLTARDPDPLNVVATSLADLDVDVTPLPGDVVDADHRRSLREAAEDLGGLSLLVNNASALGPSPLPPLAELSTAEFERVLSVNTVAPLALIRETLPLLRESGGLVVNVSSDAAVGGYPRWGGYGASKAALDLLTKTLAAEEPDVGFVSVDPGDMRTAMHRRAFPDEDISDRPLPEVTLPFWAWLFGRDPQSVSGRRFEAQSELWESA from the coding sequence ATGAGCCGCGTCGCACTCGTCACGGGCGCGAGTCGCGGACTTGGGTCGGTTCTCGCCTCGTTTCTCGCTGCCGACGGCTACGACCTCGTGTTGACCGCGCGTGACCCCGACCCGCTGAACGTCGTCGCCACGTCGCTGGCGGATCTCGACGTGGACGTGACGCCGCTCCCGGGCGACGTCGTCGACGCCGACCACCGCCGGAGCCTTCGGGAAGCGGCCGAGGATCTCGGTGGTCTCTCGCTTCTCGTCAACAACGCCTCCGCGCTTGGACCGTCGCCGCTTCCGCCGCTCGCGGAGCTCTCGACCGCCGAGTTCGAGCGCGTGCTCTCGGTCAACACCGTCGCGCCGCTGGCGCTGATTCGGGAGACACTCCCGCTGCTTCGCGAGTCCGGGGGGCTGGTCGTCAACGTGTCGAGCGACGCAGCCGTCGGCGGCTACCCGCGGTGGGGCGGCTACGGCGCGAGCAAGGCGGCGCTCGACCTCCTGACGAAGACGCTCGCGGCCGAGGAACCGGACGTAGGATTCGTCAGCGTCGACCCCGGCGACATGCGGACGGCGATGCACCGACGGGCGTTCCCCGACGAAGACATCTCCGACAGACCGCTCCCGGAGGTGACCCTACCCTTCTGGGCGTGGCTGTTCGGCCGCGACCCGCAGTCGGTGAGCGGGCGGCGGTTCGAGGCACAGTCGGAACTCTGGGAGTCGGCGTGA
- a CDS encoding acyl-CoA dehydrogenase gives MDFQLSAEQKQIRDMVAEFVDEEIRPVAADIDESDEFPADLVSEMAELGLMGMPFPEEYGGAGLDYHSYAIGLEEISRGSGGLGTVVAAHTSLAGNMVYAFGDEDQKQEYLTPLNTGEDIGAFALSEAGAGSDVPSMTTTAEKDGDEYVVDGGKLWISNGSVADTVTLFAKTDPDAGNKGISSFIVRPEEDDGFVVEGTEHKLGDKGCPTAELRFDGMRIPEDRLLGEEGDGFVHALKTLNGGRITIAARSVGIARAALDDALQYSQEREQFDQPISGFQSIQHKLADMDTKVQAAKLLMHRAADKKIRGEDFIKEAAQAKLYASEISREVANEGIQIHGGYGYTTDFAVERYYRDAKLNEIYEGTSEILRNTIAAQLLD, from the coding sequence ATGGACTTCCAGCTCTCCGCGGAGCAGAAGCAGATTCGCGACATGGTCGCGGAGTTCGTCGACGAGGAGATTCGGCCCGTCGCCGCCGACATCGACGAGAGCGACGAGTTCCCCGCCGACCTCGTCTCCGAGATGGCCGAACTCGGGTTGATGGGGATGCCGTTCCCCGAGGAGTACGGCGGTGCGGGTCTCGATTACCACTCCTACGCCATCGGCCTCGAAGAGATCTCGCGCGGCAGCGGCGGCCTGGGAACCGTCGTCGCCGCCCACACCAGCCTCGCGGGCAACATGGTGTACGCCTTCGGCGACGAGGACCAGAAGCAGGAGTACCTCACGCCGCTGAACACCGGCGAGGACATCGGCGCGTTCGCGCTCTCGGAGGCGGGCGCGGGCAGCGACGTCCCCTCGATGACGACGACGGCCGAAAAGGACGGCGACGAGTACGTCGTCGACGGCGGCAAACTGTGGATCTCGAACGGCTCGGTCGCCGACACGGTCACCCTCTTCGCGAAGACCGACCCCGACGCCGGAAACAAGGGTATTAGCTCCTTCATCGTCCGCCCCGAGGAGGACGACGGTTTCGTCGTCGAAGGCACCGAGCACAAACTCGGCGACAAGGGCTGTCCGACCGCCGAACTCCGCTTCGACGGGATGCGCATCCCCGAGGACCGCCTGCTCGGCGAGGAGGGCGACGGCTTCGTTCACGCGCTGAAGACGCTCAACGGCGGGCGCATCACCATCGCCGCGCGCTCCGTCGGCATCGCCCGCGCCGCACTGGACGACGCGCTCCAGTACTCGCAGGAGCGCGAGCAGTTCGACCAGCCCATCTCCGGCTTCCAGTCCATCCAGCACAAACTGGCCGACATGGACACGAAGGTGCAGGCCGCCAAGCTCCTCATGCACCGAGCGGCGGACAAGAAGATTCGCGGCGAGGACTTCATCAAGGAGGCCGCGCAGGCGAAACTGTACGCCAGCGAGATCAGCCGCGAGGTGGCAAACGAGGGAATCCAGATTCACGGCGGCTACGGCTACACGACGGATTTCGCCGTTGAGCGCTACTACCGGGACGCGAAACTCAACGAGATTTACGAGGGCACGAGCGAGATTCTGCGCAACACCATCGCCGCGCAGTTGCTCGACTGA
- a CDS encoding cbb3-type cytochrome c oxidase subunit I gives MGLFLVGVALWLTRVGSWRQTTPLGVGSGETAERRERVHAEKPGGLLRWLTTVDHKDIGILYGVFSTVALFWAGTAIMLMRAELFTPETVLLEPALYNGFLTTHGITMLFLVATPGIAAFANYFIPLLIEANDMAFPRINAIAFWLLPPAALLIWSGVLLVPFGFDPAQTGWTLYPPLSVTESAISINLILLGLHLSGVSTTMGAINFIVTIIAERGEGVTWANLDIISWTVLTQSGLILFAFPTLGSALLMLLFDRNFGTTFFAAGEGGGPILWQHLFWFFGHPEVYIIVLPPMGIISYVLPRFAGRRLFGFKFVVYSTLAIGVLSFGVWAHHMFSTGMDPRLRASFMSVSLAIAIPSAVKTFNWMATMWNGSLRLTTPMLFCVGFVSNFIIGGVTGVFLASIPVDLVLHDTHYVVGHFHYIVAGAILFALMARTYYWFPLVTGRMYQRKLGKWHFWLSMVGVNVTFLSLILLGYGGMPRRYATYLPQFATLNQVATLGAFLLGLGQVIWLVNMIQSRYEGPIVGDDPWDIEPQGLLSREWVWRRERRGPITADGGDPEGKNSTPVEGTDIDQPEDS, from the coding sequence ATGGGGCTGTTCCTCGTCGGCGTCGCGCTCTGGTTGACGCGCGTCGGGAGTTGGCGACAGACGACGCCGCTCGGTGTCGGAAGCGGAGAGACTGCGGAGCGACGCGAACGCGTCCACGCGGAGAAGCCGGGCGGACTCCTCCGGTGGCTGACAACCGTCGACCACAAGGACATCGGTATCCTCTACGGCGTCTTCTCGACAGTAGCGCTGTTCTGGGCTGGGACAGCTATCATGCTGATGCGCGCGGAGCTGTTCACGCCCGAGACCGTGCTCCTCGAACCGGCGCTGTACAACGGGTTTTTGACGACGCACGGCATCACGATGCTGTTTCTGGTCGCGACGCCGGGTATCGCGGCCTTCGCGAACTACTTCATCCCGCTTCTCATCGAGGCCAACGACATGGCGTTCCCGCGCATCAACGCCATCGCCTTCTGGTTGTTGCCGCCCGCCGCGCTGCTCATCTGGAGCGGGGTGTTGCTCGTCCCCTTCGGATTCGACCCGGCGCAGACGGGGTGGACGCTGTACCCGCCGCTGTCGGTGACCGAGTCGGCAATCAGTATCAACCTCATCCTGCTCGGTCTGCACCTCTCGGGCGTCTCCACGACGATGGGGGCGATAAACTTCATCGTGACCATCATCGCCGAGCGCGGCGAGGGCGTGACGTGGGCGAACCTCGACATCATCTCGTGGACCGTCCTCACGCAGTCGGGGCTCATTCTCTTCGCCTTCCCGACGCTCGGGAGCGCGCTGCTCATGTTGCTCTTCGACCGGAACTTCGGCACGACGTTCTTCGCCGCGGGCGAGGGCGGCGGCCCCATCCTCTGGCAGCACCTGTTCTGGTTCTTCGGTCACCCCGAAGTGTACATCATCGTCCTGCCGCCGATGGGGATCATCAGCTACGTCCTCCCGCGCTTCGCGGGCCGGCGGCTGTTCGGCTTCAAGTTCGTCGTCTACTCGACGCTCGCCATCGGCGTGCTCTCGTTCGGCGTCTGGGCGCACCACATGTTCTCGACCGGGATGGACCCGCGTCTCCGCGCCTCGTTCATGTCCGTCTCGCTCGCTATCGCCATTCCGAGCGCCGTCAAGACGTTCAACTGGATGGCGACGATGTGGAACGGTAGTCTCCGACTGACGACGCCGATGCTGTTCTGTGTCGGGTTCGTCTCGAACTTCATCATCGGGGGCGTCACCGGCGTCTTTCTCGCCTCTATCCCCGTCGACCTCGTGCTGCACGACACCCACTACGTCGTCGGTCACTTCCACTACATCGTCGCGGGCGCGATTCTGTTCGCGCTCATGGCGCGAACGTACTACTGGTTCCCGCTCGTCACCGGGCGGATGTACCAACGCAAACTCGGCAAGTGGCACTTCTGGCTGTCGATGGTCGGCGTCAACGTGACGTTCCTGTCGCTCATTCTGCTCGGCTACGGCGGTATGCCGCGCCGCTACGCGACGTACCTGCCGCAGTTCGCCACGCTCAATCAGGTCGCGACGCTCGGCGCGTTCCTGCTCGGACTCGGTCAGGTCATCTGGCTCGTGAACATGATTCAGTCGCGGTACGAAGGACCCATCGTCGGCGACGACCCGTGGGACATCGAACCGCAGGGGCTCCTGTCGCGCGAGTGGGTCTGGCGACGCGAGCGACGCGGACCGATAACCGCCGACGGCGGCGACCCGGAAGGCAAGAATTCGACGCCTGTAGAGGGGACTGACATCGACCAACCGGAGGACTCGTAG
- a CDS encoding glycosyltransferase, which yields MHSVVAFTDTYLPTVNGVTYTVESWRDRWRARGGRMDVVYPNAGGYEPRDGEYPIRSLPFPFYEGFRFGLPRIPRAVRNVDIVHAHTPFALGLGGLRLARREEVPFVASYHTPSSEYASYLTSRDRLEDGIERLSESYERWFLGQTAAVVVPSEATKRDLRSRVGDDVAFRVIPNGVDIDRFRPVDATAFRERHDLTDADTLVGYTGRHGYEKCLGDIVDAVAGLDATVVFGGDGPARDHIEARARTRGVDARFLGFLDRDELPAFYSSLDAFLFPSPVETQGLVALEANACGTPVVGVDCGALSDTIEEGVTGYHYDLGDIEGFRTAIGRTLDEVETLERRCTDRREAMSVEHAVDRLAEVYDAVTGTG from the coding sequence ATGCACTCGGTCGTCGCGTTCACCGACACCTACCTGCCCACGGTCAACGGCGTCACCTACACCGTCGAGTCGTGGCGGGACCGCTGGCGGGCCCGCGGCGGGCGGATGGACGTGGTCTACCCCAATGCCGGCGGCTACGAGCCGAGAGACGGTGAGTATCCCATCCGGAGCCTCCCGTTTCCGTTCTACGAGGGGTTTCGGTTCGGCCTCCCGCGCATCCCCCGTGCGGTGCGGAACGTCGACATCGTCCACGCGCATACGCCGTTCGCGCTCGGGCTCGGCGGTCTCCGTCTCGCGCGCCGAGAGGAGGTGCCGTTCGTCGCCTCATACCACACGCCGAGCAGCGAGTACGCCTCGTATCTCACCTCGCGAGACCGTCTCGAAGACGGCATCGAACGCCTCTCGGAGTCGTACGAGCGGTGGTTTCTCGGCCAGACGGCGGCCGTCGTCGTCCCGAGCGAGGCGACCAAACGCGACCTGCGGAGCCGGGTCGGCGACGACGTGGCGTTTCGCGTCATTCCCAACGGCGTCGACATCGATCGGTTCCGCCCCGTCGACGCGACGGCGTTCCGCGAGCGCCACGATCTCACGGATGCGGACACGCTCGTCGGATACACGGGCCGGCACGGCTACGAGAAGTGTCTCGGCGACATCGTCGACGCCGTCGCCGGACTCGACGCGACCGTCGTCTTCGGCGGCGACGGCCCCGCGCGCGATCACATCGAAGCCAGAGCCCGAACGCGCGGCGTCGACGCCCGATTTCTGGGCTTTCTCGACCGCGACGAACTCCCGGCGTTCTACAGTTCGCTCGACGCGTTCCTCTTTCCGAGTCCGGTCGAGACGCAGGGGCTCGTGGCGCTCGAAGCCAACGCCTGCGGGACGCCGGTCGTCGGCGTCGACTGCGGCGCGCTCTCGGATACGATCGAGGAGGGCGTCACCGGGTACCACTACGACCTCGGCGACATCGAGGGCTTCCGGACGGCCATCGGGCGGACGCTCGACGAGGTGGAGACGCTCGAACGTCGCTGTACCGACCGGCGCGAGGCGATGAGTGTCGAACACGCCGTCGACCGTCTCGCCGAGGTGTACGATGCCGTTACTGGGACCGGATGA
- a CDS encoding mechanosensitive ion channel family protein: MGLLLQAQTGGVDPRGPIARFLTNAFDLGQDTLTYANTVDSAVTFLVVFVAVYLAGRLLVLPVAGRLLDNRGLEAHAQKPLRKLLGVVIVFVAVGVAFAAAGFGNILTALATIGAAATLAIGFAMQDVIANFVAGVFIFTDKPFRIGDWIEWEGNSGIVEDISFRVTRVRTFDNELLTVPNSHLTDGVIKNPVAKGKLRLQVPFGIGYGDDIEKATTIILEEAETRDDILADPEPSVRLTELGDSAVVLKSRIWISQPSRSDFVKTRGEYVTAVKQRFDAEGINIPFPNRTLTGSLDIEGLDRVMSRADD; the protein is encoded by the coding sequence ATGGGACTGCTGCTGCAGGCGCAGACCGGCGGCGTCGACCCACGGGGACCCATCGCTCGGTTTCTGACCAACGCGTTCGATCTGGGACAGGACACCCTCACGTACGCCAACACCGTCGACTCGGCGGTCACGTTTCTGGTCGTCTTCGTCGCGGTGTACCTCGCGGGACGACTCCTCGTCCTGCCGGTAGCCGGTCGCCTGCTCGACAACCGAGGGCTGGAGGCGCACGCCCAGAAGCCGCTCCGCAAACTGCTCGGCGTCGTTATCGTCTTCGTCGCCGTCGGCGTCGCCTTCGCCGCCGCCGGGTTCGGGAACATTCTCACCGCGCTGGCGACCATCGGTGCGGCGGCGACGCTCGCTATCGGTTTCGCGATGCAGGACGTCATCGCCAACTTCGTCGCGGGCGTGTTCATCTTCACCGACAAACCGTTCCGCATCGGCGACTGGATCGAGTGGGAGGGTAACTCCGGCATCGTCGAGGACATCAGCTTCCGCGTCACCCGCGTCCGGACGTTCGACAACGAACTGCTGACGGTGCCGAACTCCCACCTCACCGACGGCGTCATCAAGAACCCCGTCGCGAAGGGGAAACTCCGCCTGCAGGTGCCGTTCGGCATCGGTTACGGCGACGACATCGAGAAAGCGACGACTATCATCCTCGAAGAAGCCGAGACGCGCGACGACATCCTCGCCGACCCCGAGCCGTCGGTCCGCCTGACGGAACTCGGCGACTCGGCGGTCGTCCTCAAGTCGCGCATCTGGATTTCGCAACCGAGTCGCTCGGACTTCGTGAAGACCCGCGGCGAGTACGTGACGGCCGTGAAACAGCGGTTCGACGCCGAGGGAATCAACATCCCGTTCCCGAACCGCACCCTCACGGGGTCGCTCGACATCGAGGGGCTGGACCGCGTGATGTCACGCGCCGACGACTGA
- a CDS encoding S-adenosylmethionine:tRNA ribosyltransferase-isomerase encodes MKLSEFRFERPEVLQAAEPPEERGLDRDDVRLLVSRRGAHRHTRFSNLAEYLDPGDVLVVNQSATLPASLPATWTDGEFLLNCCTEYGDGVWLVEPRWGPGDPGPLPLSTGDEFVAGGETGHVIGEFPGIDRLLFVRFEGDAGVAMARAGEPIRYGYLEGEYPLSAYQTTFATTPGSAEMPSAARPFTERVVEMLRRRGVGIATLTLHTGVSSLEVECDQLECGCRDVWNPLYPEPFVVPAATARAVTAARERGSRVVAVGTTVVRALETAWDGTRVAPTEGFTRTFVTPERGVATVDALLTGLHDPETTHLAMLYAVAGRERVLDAYESAVDERYLWHEFGDSHLLFAE; translated from the coding sequence GTGAAGCTCTCGGAGTTCCGGTTCGAACGCCCCGAGGTGTTGCAGGCGGCCGAACCGCCGGAGGAACGCGGGCTGGACCGCGACGACGTCCGGTTGCTCGTGAGTCGCCGCGGAGCGCACCGCCACACGCGCTTTTCGAATCTCGCGGAGTATCTCGACCCCGGCGACGTGCTCGTGGTCAACCAGAGCGCGACGCTCCCGGCGAGTCTCCCGGCGACGTGGACCGACGGCGAATTTCTCCTGAACTGCTGTACGGAGTACGGCGACGGCGTGTGGCTGGTCGAACCGCGGTGGGGACCGGGCGACCCCGGCCCCCTTCCGCTCTCGACCGGCGATGAGTTCGTCGCTGGGGGCGAAACCGGGCACGTAATCGGCGAGTTTCCCGGTATCGACCGCCTTCTGTTCGTCCGGTTCGAAGGCGACGCCGGAGTGGCGATGGCGCGCGCGGGCGAGCCGATTCGATACGGTTACCTGGAGGGCGAGTATCCGCTCTCGGCGTACCAGACGACGTTCGCGACGACGCCCGGCAGCGCGGAGATGCCCTCGGCGGCCCGCCCGTTCACCGAGCGGGTCGTCGAGATGCTGCGCCGCCGCGGCGTCGGTATCGCCACGCTCACGCTCCACACCGGCGTGTCGAGTCTCGAAGTCGAGTGCGACCAACTGGAGTGCGGTTGTCGCGACGTCTGGAACCCGCTGTATCCCGAACCGTTCGTCGTTCCCGCAGCGACGGCGCGGGCGGTGACCGCCGCGCGCGAGCGAGGCAGTCGCGTCGTCGCCGTCGGCACGACCGTCGTGAGAGCGCTCGAAACGGCGTGGGACGGCACGCGCGTCGCACCGACGGAGGGGTTCACCCGGACGTTCGTCACACCCGAGCGCGGCGTCGCCACCGTCGATGCGCTACTCACCGGACTTCACGACCCGGAGACGACGCATCTCGCGATGCTGTACGCGGTCGCGGGCAGAGAGCGCGTGCTCGACGCCTACGAGTCGGCCGTCGACGAACGGTATCTCTGGCACGAGTTCGGCGACTCGCACCTGCTGTTCGCCGAGTGA
- a CDS encoding glycosyltransferase family 4 protein — MRVLNYLELASQLHRSGIGTSTDHQRAALEETDVEVVTSPWRGGSPTRIPLSALRGRNPVVEFDVAHCNLIGPGSLAVARHAKHYGKPLVLHSHVTSEDFAESFRGSTLAAKPLRRYLRWFYSQADLVLCPSEYTKGLLESYPVDAPIRPISNGVDVESLDGFETFREEYRERFGLDGLVVFTVGNVFERKGLTTFCELAEETEYEFAWFGPYDEGPQASKAVRYWTENPPENVTFTGWVDDKRGAFGAGDIYLFPTKNENQGIAVLEAMACGKAVVLRDIPVFEEFYTHGHDCLKCSTRAEFRRALDLLARDPDLRARLGENARETAAEHSLKRVGEELVDAYEDVLARRV; from the coding sequence GTGCGCGTCCTCAACTACCTCGAACTCGCCTCGCAACTCCATCGAAGCGGTATCGGGACCTCGACGGACCACCAGCGGGCAGCTCTCGAAGAGACCGACGTGGAGGTGGTCACTTCGCCGTGGCGCGGCGGGTCGCCGACTCGCATCCCGTTGAGCGCGCTCCGCGGCCGCAACCCCGTCGTCGAGTTCGACGTCGCCCACTGCAACCTCATCGGGCCGGGGAGCCTCGCCGTCGCCCGCCACGCCAAGCACTACGGCAAGCCGCTCGTCCTCCACAGCCACGTCACGAGCGAGGACTTCGCCGAGAGTTTCCGGGGGTCGACCCTCGCCGCGAAACCCCTTCGACGATATCTCCGGTGGTTCTACTCGCAGGCGGACCTCGTGCTCTGTCCCAGCGAATATACGAAAGGTCTCCTCGAATCGTACCCCGTCGACGCGCCCATCCGACCGATATCGAACGGCGTCGACGTCGAATCGCTCGACGGGTTCGAGACGTTCCGCGAGGAGTACCGCGAGCGGTTCGGCCTCGACGGACTCGTCGTCTTCACCGTCGGCAACGTCTTCGAGCGCAAGGGGTTGACGACGTTCTGCGAGCTCGCCGAGGAGACGGAGTACGAGTTCGCGTGGTTCGGCCCGTACGACGAGGGACCGCAGGCGTCGAAGGCGGTGCGGTACTGGACCGAAAATCCCCCTGAAAACGTCACCTTCACCGGCTGGGTCGACGACAAGCGCGGCGCGTTCGGCGCGGGCGACATCTACCTCTTCCCGACGAAAAACGAGAATCAGGGCATCGCCGTCCTCGAAGCGATGGCCTGCGGGAAAGCGGTCGTCCTCCGCGACATACCGGTGTTCGAGGAGTTCTACACCCACGGCCACGACTGTCTGAAGTGTTCGACACGCGCGGAGTTCCGCCGCGCGCTCGACCTGTTGGCGCGCGACCCCGACCTCCGGGCGCGACTCGGCGAGAACGCGAGAGAGACGGCCGCCGAACACAGTCTGAAGCGCGTCGGCGAGGAACTCGTCGACGCCTACGAGGACGTGTTGGCCCGGCGAGTGTAG
- a CDS encoding DUF7344 domain-containing protein, with the protein MNQGKDALLSALANHRCRSVITYFRNASEDHVTVGDVAAALARRDHTDETQIATRLHHVALPKLDTVGLVDYDARTKTVRYHGDSQLEHVEESLSEFDSGMSPRSE; encoded by the coding sequence ATGAACCAAGGAAAAGACGCTCTCCTGTCCGCACTCGCCAATCATCGCTGTCGCTCCGTCATCACATACTTCAGAAACGCGTCCGAAGACCACGTCACAGTTGGTGACGTTGCGGCTGCGCTCGCCCGACGTGACCACACAGACGAGACGCAGATTGCGACTCGACTCCACCACGTTGCACTCCCCAAACTAGACACCGTTGGACTCGTCGACTACGACGCGCGAACCAAAACGGTCCGGTATCACGGTGATTCGCAACTTGAACACGTAGAGGAGTCGCTCTCCGAGTTCGATTCCGGAATGTCGCCGAGGAGCGAGTAG